The Gasterosteus aculeatus chromosome 12, fGasAcu3.hap1.1, whole genome shotgun sequence DNA window CACCAGTGGATGACTGCGGGACAAGGGGTGGTCCATGCGGAGATGCCCGTGTCAGAGGAGCCGGTGGTGGGCTTACAGCTGTGGGTGAACCTGCCCAGTCGAGACAAGATGGTGGAACCGGCGTACCAGGAGCTTAAAGGCTCAGAGGTCCCCAAAGCCAGCCAGGGAGGAGTTACCGTCTCTGTAATATCTGGAGAAGCTTTGGgagcaaaggtgtgtgtgtgtgtgtgtgtgtgtgtgtgtgtgtgtgtgtgtgtgtgtgtgtgtgtgtgtgtgcgcgcgtgcgttgGTTTACGTGTAAGTGATGTCACTGAAACATAATTTAATTAAACCCCAGAAAAAAGTGCTTTCAAAATGAATAACACGTTTACTTTCCTGCTGGTTGTTGATCTCACTGTGATTGTGCGTTTGGTGGATGCTCGAGgcaatgagggaaaaaaaacaatgacgtGAATGCTCATGcattcgcgtgtgtgtgtgtgtaaattagtTGCACAAACGTTAGTGGTTAATGTGGAGACTGAAGTGAGGTCTGATGATACATTTAGGCCTTAGAGATTAAATGATGCAGATTGTGGCTTAACTTGGGTgttactgtattttttttaataaagcttTTATAATCAGTCCTCTACTTTTAAAGCACCTGTGATCACTTTCCAAACTTTGGCAAGTTCCAGCAGTAAAAGTCATTGTGTGCCAGTTTTCCCCAGGATggaacctgtttttattttactttgggcCACCTGAGGGTGGCGATTTGTGGTATTTTatcaattaattcattattattaagaaaaaCTGTCTGCTATAGCTAAATAAACCACAGTGAGTATAAGTCGCACGTCGGAACAGAATCAGAAAACAGTTCTCTGTAGATTCATCAACGTGAGCGACCCAATTCAAACTGTCCCTTTGTCATCTgatacatcattttattttgttcatataaGGTACATTGATGCGTCTGTTGTTGCTGGCCTGTCATGTGACTATCTGACCTTGTGTAAGTCTCTCGTGTCAAAGGATCTTTTACAAGTCCCAAAAAACACTGTCCTGTGTTTATTGTACTTTAATAGATGACAGAGAGGAACTGAGAACTCTTGTGCAATGCCGGTTTAATTTCCTTAACTTTGTTCTCACgcttttcccctttttgtgaAGTCGTAAGTCTGAGAGTTTCTTGAAGGTCATCTCATACATTTCACTGACAAtattgcaacaaaaagaaagggTTCTCGAATGCGTGACGTGTAAGCCATAAAACTACTGGTAATTGGTTGGGAATTTTGTATCAGAGAGGCCCGTGGGATTGTTGAATAGATTGGGGATTATGTGGGAAAACTACACAGCTTCAACTTGTTCAGAACCAATTTTAACAGCAGTGCAGCTGGTTGTGAACTTGTAAACAAATGAGCATTAATGTCACTGGCGCCATTTCTTCAAagtttgcgtgcgtgtgtgtactgtgCGTAACCATATTTAGTTTTTCTCCCACATAGTCGAAGGTCTACACCAGGACACCGACCTTCTACCTGGACTTCAGACTGCAGAGAGGTGCCACGCATGTGCAGCCAGTGCCCTCCGGTAGGAGATTAGTCTGTGAGGGGGAGTTTTGGGGAAAGCCTTACTCTGATTTCATTCTGAGACTTGCATGAGAAGATTAACACCTCTTTGACGTCTGTGTTTGAAATATGACACTACAACAAGCTGctggctagcttagcttagcacaaagtcTGGAGCCTCGCCCTGTCCATAGGAAAACAAAATCCACCTGCCAGCATTTCTAAAGCCCACCGCGTGCTGGCTCAGCACCAAATGGAAGAGAGACGCAAAGTTGGCGCGTCCGCGGAGTGTTAAGCAGCTAAAGAACCAAACCCTTAGAAAGTAGAAACCAACTAAAAGGAGATATAAactgtttgtttctgctgctaTCAAGGGACCAGTCCTTGTGTTGCAGGTTTAAAAGAGGAGACACGGCACAAATACTGTGAATAAGTGaataatgtgtttatgttggACAGGGTGGACTACGTTCATCTACACGCTGTCAGGGACCATCCATGCCGGTGAGTTGTGTCTGCTTAACGTTCTCCTCAAAagtccctctgtcctctctgcATTAAGTGATATAGTTCATTTCCCTTATTGCCGGCTCATGTATCCACTACAGATTATTAGTGATTTTGTCTTCTCCCATACAGTCCTTATTATTCTAGTTGGGTATGTTTCACTCGGTTTTATTACTCCTCCATGTTCCTGCTGCCATATCTGCTTTACAACTATGTGTGTGATCTCAGTCCAATTGCAACTTCCCATCTACGTCCAGCACAACGAACCACGTGTTCCACTTTAAAGCCCCAAGGACTCGGGCCAAGAGCCCCATCGCTGGAAAACGTTATCACGCTTCTGTGCATGAAATACAACCCACTTTGGCTTCAAATCAGTCACCTTATCCACACGTTATAACTACGCCCCGTTGTATCACGCATGCGGTTGAAAATACTAAATACTCATCCTGCATACCTGCTTAATGGACGACACGCAGTCATAAGGAAACGCCTCAGacaacaaacttattttcgaaAGCTTTTCTTGGTTTGTTGTTTACACCCCAAattccccttctttttttttatcaaacttTTCTCTCTCAGACTGGTCGTAAATGCCAGCAGATGTTTTGGTGACATAAGAGGATGAAATTGGCCACAAACAttaaagacaattttttaaaatcttaaatCTCCAACTCTGAATGTAATCCGGCCAAATCACGGCCAGCTGTCTGTGGTAAACGCATCGACCGCCAGTGGAAGTGTGTGGCTTTCTCAGCGTCGGATGTCGggactgtgtgtgcgtcacaGCGCTCAAACTGACCAATGTCTGAACATGCAGGTGGCTCCACTTCtatttaataataacaataatagtaatgatactacattttattttatagcgCTTAAAAAGGCACCTGAGGCGCTTTACAGGATCCTacataaatgcaataaaatgcaTGGGAGTAATGGCAATCTAAACAAGGGCAATGACACAACAGTAAGAAACAAAGAATTCACACGCATCACACGTTAAAAGCAGATTTAAATACATGTGATTTAAGTGCTGTTTTGAAGGTTTGAAAAGATTTGTGTTTTTAGAAACGCACCAaaaagaactaaaaaaaaaacccacgaaCCTCATCACTCCTTCTAAACAAAAGGTCTATTCATATTTCATAGTCACCACAATTTGCAGTATTAATGGGCAGTATTCAGTCGTTTTCAGCCGAGGGGAACCAGATACGAGTGGCACCAGACAAAAACAGCCAGTGATTAGATAAAGAGCTCCAGTGCTTCAAGGACAAATCtgaacttttttgtttgtcaaggcccagatgaagagcagcagaaggTGGAGCCTCATCACACTGTGGTGTTTGGGGACGGAGACTGCGTCAAAGTAGAAAACAAGGTGAGAAACTTTCCTTGGCTGTATCGGAAACAATGGCAGCCTGTGGGCCACAATGAGCTCCATCGTTTCAGGTTTCTTGCCAGCATGCTgagcctccccctcctcctcagcttgTCCCTTCACACTAATGGCGCCACGTCATTTTTTTGTCTCCCTGGTTCTCGTGAAGGAGCGCTGACGGATCCCTGCCCAACCATTGACATGCACTCTGCCTCCACCATTTAAAgcgctctttcttcttctttcactgATGTTCTTCtagctttttagttttttcttttccaagatTTTACACAAGCTTTATTCGTGGCAGGTGTTCCTGAGGGTGTTGACTCTGAGAAATATTGTGCAACTTCTATGTAACCAAAATGTGTTCTCTCTTTAATCGCGTTGTGACCATATTTATCTTGGGACGTATTGGCCGTGGGGGATCAACGATTTCAAATCTACAAACGAAAGTGTCCTCAAAGAAAGGATGACATCTTATTACATCCTCAGGGGGCGGAAGTTTCCCGTTTTGTGCTGATCGCTGGAGAACCAATCAAAGAGCCTGTGGTACAACGAGGTACGTCTGTGTGAATGTCCGTTAGTGCCTCAAATCAGTGCACAGAGAAATGCTTGATGAATCACAGGATGAACTGTAATGTGTAACCTTCCTGCGCTGTGTGTTCCTTCAGGTCCATTTGTAATGACGACCGAGGAGGAGATCCGACAGGCCATCAGCGACTTCCAGACTGCGAGAAATGGTTTCGAAAGGGCCAAAAACTGGAGGTCCAGGATCAGAGACTCTTTCTGAACACAATGTTTTCTCGCCCTGGTGGAAGTGTTGTCCTTACTTGTTTGCTGCTGTAGAAGCATATTTAAAGTGATATTTGTTTCGCCTGTACTTTAACTTGTCATATGTTCAAGAACTTTCTGCTTTATATGCAGTAGAGAAAACTCACCTTGTTACATCTAAACTGTATAATATTTACCTTCTGCTGTTTGAATCAACACATTAGAGCAGCTATTATAAAATTCTTGCACACgttgttatgaggaaaatatATTCTACTATTAAAGGGTCGGTGGATTAAACAGGATTCATCGGATTTGGAATTGGAATACAATATTTTCCTGTGATTATATAAAAAACCTGCTTGATTGATAagaaagttgtgtttttgttacttTAGCATAGTTCACTCCAAGGAGTCTGTCGTGTTGAGCCCCGAGCGGACAAACCAAACTCGGGGTCCAGACGGGggccatttgtttttgcttcatt harbors:
- the pir gene encoding pirin, with the protein product MTERKVERTVLSVEQAEGVGARVRRSIGRKELRHLDPFLMLDEFRVRKPAGFPDHPHRGFETVTYVLEGVTAHEDFCGHSGRLEAGDLQWMTAGQGVVHAEMPVSEEPVVGLQLWVNLPSRDKMVEPAYQELKGSEVPKASQGGVTVSVISGEALGAKSKVYTRTPTFYLDFRLQRGATHVQPVPSGWTTFIYTLSGTIHAGPDEEQQKVEPHHTVVFGDGDCVKVENKGAEVSRFVLIAGEPIKEPVVQRGPFVMTTEEEIRQAISDFQTARNGFERAKNWRSRIRDSF